In Opisthocomus hoazin isolate bOpiHoa1 chromosome 14, bOpiHoa1.hap1, whole genome shotgun sequence, the following proteins share a genomic window:
- the LOC104333408 gene encoding glutamine amidotransferase-like class 1 domain-containing protein 3, mitochondrial: MGKRVAVVLAGCGVYDGSEIHESSAVLVHLSREGAQAEVYAPDVDQMHVVDHVKGQPTQEKRNVLVESARIARGNIKDLAKLDVKGLDALIIPGGFGVAKNLSTWATQGKNCIISKEVEDVLKAFHAAKKPIGLCCISPVLAAKIFPGCELTVGHDTECEKWPYAKTAETMKELGCKHVNKHVTEIHVDVKNKLVTTSAFMCNAPIHEIYDGIGKMVNEVVRLA, from the exons ATGGGAAAGCGAGTGGCTGTCGTGCTGGCTGGCTGTGGGGTGTACGATGGGAGCGAGATCCACGAGTCTTCGGCCGTGCTGGTGCATCtcagcagggagggggcacag GCAGAGGTTTATGCTCCCGATGTTGACCAGATGCATGTAGTGGACCACGTGAAAGGACAGCCAACTCAGGAGAAGCGCAACGTGCTAGTTGAAAGTGCCAGAATAGCCAGAGGCAACATCAAGGATCTAGCTAAGCTGGATGTCAAGGGGCTGGATGCCCTCATCATACCAG GTGGCTTTGGAGTGGCTAAAAACCTGAGCACTTGGGCCACCCAGGGCAAGAACTGCATCATCTCCAAAGAGGTGGAGGACGTCCTGAAGGCTTTCCACGCTGCCAAAAAGCCCATTGGCCTCTGCTGCATTTCCCCAGTGCTGGCAGCCAAAATCTTCCCAGGCTGCGAGCTGACTGTGGGTCATGACACAGAGTGTGAGAA ATGGCCTTACGCAAAGACTGCTGAGACCATGAAGGAGCTTGGCTGCAAGCACGTGAACAAACACGTCACTGAAATTCACGTGGATGTGAAGAACAAGCTGGTGACCACCAGCGCTTTCATGTGCAATGCCCCCATCCATGAGATCTACGATGGCATTGGAAAAATGGTCAATGAAGTGGTCAGACTTGCCTGA
- the LOC104333409 gene encoding centrin-2 has protein sequence MASGFKKPSLGAASQRKKASPKLELSEEQQQEIREAFDLFDTDGSGSIDGKELKVAMRALGFEPKKEEIKKMLSDIDKEGTGKISFSDFLVVMTQKMAEKDSKEEILKAFKLFDDDETGKISFKNLKRVARELGENLTDEELQEMIDEADRDGDGEVNEQEFLRIMKKTSLY, from the exons ATG GCCTCCGGCTTTAAGAAGCCCTCGCTGGGAGCCGCGTCCCAGAGGAAGAAGGCGAGTCCCAAGCTGGAGCTCagcgaggagcagcagcaggagatccGGGAGGCTTTCGACCTGTTCGACACGGACGGCAGCGGGAGCATAGACGGGAAGGAGCTGAAG GTTGCCATGAGAGCACTAGGGTTTGAACCTAAAAAAGAAGAGATCAAGAAGATGTTATCAGATATCGATAAAGAAGGAACTGGAAAAATCAGCTTCAGTGACTTCTTGGTAGTGATGACACAGAAAATG GCTGAAAAAGATTCCAAAGAGGAGATTCTCAAAGCTTTCAAACTCTTTGATGACGATGAAACTGGCAAAATCTCTTTCAAAAACCTCAAACGCGTCGCCAGAGAACTGGGAGAGAATCTCACAGATGAAGAGCTGCAG GAAATGATTGATGAAGCAgacagagatggggatggggaagtGAATGAGCAAGAATTCTTGCGGATCATGAAGAAGACCAGCCTTTACTGA